TAGCATCTCTTGAGGCAAGACGTGCACCTGCAAGCAGAAAAGGTTCTTAaagagctttgaaaaaaaaaaaaaaaaaagagtaaagaTGAGCTCTTCCCTCCCTCATGCGTGGAGTTGCTGCTTCTAAGCATGACTGCCATGTTATACCACCACCATGCACACTTTCGAATCTCTAACACAACTTGTGTTTCTTTGCAGAGAatttaatttatagaaaaaaaagaaaagaaagcatAAACTGTATTCAACCATGCCAGTATCGCGCATGCCAACAAATTCCAAGAAAGTGAGACAACAAGGACAATTactatttctttatttctttattcatttatttatttttatttttattttttacttttagaaGCTCTTGTTAGttctcctatgatattgcagaagtAAACCTTTTGCAACTGGATTACAATATTACTTCCGTCTCAAAGAAGATGCATTCTAAACTCCTAAGTCCTAACCGACTGGGTACCATTATCAAAAGACTGATCCCAGTTTTGCTTCTAGTTTGTCCTTACACGCCCTAATTAATGAAGTTAAAACTGAATCTTGTGATGGGGTTTTGTTTCTTGCATCTATAAGACTTAAGCATGAAACCTCACCGATTTTTTTTGGTGCaataggagaaaaagaaaaagaaaagaagatggtTTTCTAAGATAATTAAATCAAGAATTCTTACTAGAGGCCTTGCTTTTATGTATGTACAAGGAGTATGGTATGTGAGAGAGTTTAAGTATGCTTACTGAATCTCTAACCGCGAGGGATGGGAAAGCATTATGATTGCAGAGATCCAAACAGACCTCCATGCCCGAGTTTCCGCATCCAACTACCAACACTCTCTTCCCCCGGTATGAATCCCCGCTCTTGTATGAGCTTGTGTGGATTATAGGCCCAGCAAACTCATTCATCCCTTGAATCTCCGGCACAACCTCCTCTGCATTCTCGCCGGTTGCGACTATGAGCCATTGGCACTGGTACACGATTTCCTCCTCCTTTTTGAATCCCCGAGTCTTAACCTGCCAAAGCCTGCTCCTAGGATCGAATTCCGCGCTCACCACCGTCTTGTTGAAAAAGGGTCTTATATCAAAGCGCTTGGCATAAGCCTCCAAGTAGTTCAGGAACTGGTGTTTGGTTGGATATCTGGGGAAGTCAGGAGGAAAAGGCATGAGAGGGAGCTCGCAGTGTTCCTTGGGAAGATGAAGGTGAAGTCTATCATAAGTCTTGAGATTCCACAAGGAAGCTATGCAATTTTCCCTTTCTAGTATCAAACTGGAAATACCTCTTTCTTTTAGACATGCAGCCACTGCTAGGCCCGATGGCCCCGCACCAACGATGACCGGTCCTGGCACCAAAATGCGCCTCTCTGATTTGCTCATCTTCCGCCCCAGGGGATCATGAACTCGCTTGCCTTCCACTTCTTTCAAGTAGTCCATCAAACAACATATAAGAGCCGAGGGGCAGTTGCCGAACAAACTTACTGCTCCACAGGAAAGTTGAGAGACTTCATGCAAAACCAAGGAATACCCATGTATTACAAATCACTCTCTTAACGAAGTACTCATGAAAACACGtgctctctctctatctctctctatAGAGAAATTAGGTTGAGATTAGAGAGACATACTTCACCCTTATCCAAAGAAGGATTTGATAGATATTAAGTGAATTCCTGGATTGTTGGAATATGAAGAGGGTCGACTTATTCACTTTGTGAAATGAGTTCGTCTGACCTTCGTTTAGGTCAATGGAGGAGACGGCCAAGAGCGAGAACTGCTGACCCAAACCAAACACGGAGAGCAAAAAAAGGAAAGTCTGAAACTTGAGAAGTGAATGAGCACGTACGGAATTGAATTGGGTTCAATATATATGAGAGGGTCCTTGGTAAAGACTAAAGAGCCTAAAGTAATAACTACCATTAACCACCTACAACCACCGCCCTCCTCTTCACTCTTCGCCACTGCTTCCGAGAGATTAAGAGCACTCTATAGCATTCTACTTACAAGGACAAATTCTCATTCACCGCACTAGTCAACCATCTCCTCGCATGGTGGGAAATTGACATGATTCCATAAATAGAGCTATAtttcaaacccaaaaaaaaagaaccatTATGTAACTCCACATCTAAAATAGGTTTTGGATTCTCTGTCTGTTTGGAGAAGTTGGAGATCAAAGTAGTCAATAAGGGGGAAGAGGTTAGAAGTCTTGACTCACACGTGTGTTAGTGTTAGTGTTAGTGTCATATTGTATTATAATTACTTTTTGGGTTAAATTATGAATAATCTAGAGTATGGGAAATAGAGTTCATGAAGAAGAGTGCGACTTCAAGTTCATGATGACCTTACCCCATGAAGGCTGGACTAATGAATTATTCATATAGAGTATTAATTTACCCTATTGATGGCATATTGAGACTTGCTAACCATCTGAATTGAAGGCTTTTCTTGGACTTTCTCATCATATACCATTGACAGTGCCATTCATGAAGACGTGATTAGACCCAAAGTCGGAGATAATTAGAGATGGAGACCTCATCATGATAGTCCAAAAGCACCAATTGATTTGAGATCTGAGAGAGATAGCCCTAGCCACCTTATGCTACCATTTAAGCTCACTCATCAATGCTTTCTAGACCATCAATTTCATAtgggatattttttttttttttggaaagtatAAAATGTTAGTCTCATTTTTTACTTGTGACAGCTTGCATATGGAAAAATATCTTAAGTCATGGATATGAGATCATTAAGTGTATCTTAATAAAGCTCTTTCTAAACCTTATATGCTAATAAAAAGCTGGTAAGTTAGATCAGGAAAAACACTTGCACCCACATTTTCAAGCAGTTGTAAAATCTGAGTGgggttgaaaaatgaaaaaggagaagaccaTGCTGTCCTTTCCCCATCCACTTCCCACTGTGCTGTCCTTTGTGGGAAGAGAACAAGTACAATGACGCTCCACCATAATCAAAGTGCCCACGACTTCGGAGAATCTCCTCTTTTCCATTTGTTTGTTTCTGGTCTCTTGAATAAAAACTCAGTATATAACTAACAACATCTTTCAATCTGCCAAGATTCTTTCTCCTCAATACCCACTTGTGTCACCTGTTGACAaactgtatttttt
Above is a window of Vitis vinifera cultivar Pinot Noir 40024 chromosome 11, ASM3070453v1 DNA encoding:
- the LOC100256048 gene encoding indole-3-pyruvate monooxygenase YUCCA2, encoding MDYLKEVEGKRVHDPLGRKMSKSERRILVPGPVIVGAGPSGLAVAACLKERGISSLILERENCIASLWNLKTYDRLHLHLPKEHCELPLMPFPPDFPRYPTKHQFLNYLEAYAKRFDIRPFFNKTVVSAEFDPRSRLWQVKTRGFKKEEEIVYQCQWLIVATGENAEEVVPEIQGMNEFAGPIIHTSSYKSGDSYRGKRVLVVGCGNSGMEVCLDLCNHNAFPSLAVRDSVHVLPQEMLGRSTFGLSMWLVKWFPVRLVDQFLLLVSRMMLGDTARLGLNRPKLGPLQLKSLSGKTPVLDVGTLAKIKTGNIKVCRGIKQLSCHTAEFVDGRVENFDAIILATGYKSNVTSWLKEGNMFSEKDGLPRKPFPNGWKGECGLYAVGFTKRGLLGASLDARRIAEELSVHSSWPFQHFRHDNHDL